From a single Stomoxys calcitrans chromosome 4, idStoCalc2.1, whole genome shotgun sequence genomic region:
- the LOC106091268 gene encoding uncharacterized protein LOC106091268, which translates to MNSVWLLFKLLEALLGIICLGYHTRGFLNVDFVQSHYTYCCVFGGATLIPMFGCIRICLRDTIHPFCEGVINLLAALFLFGVSLNSMFHAEKDFYLVYLSSMDIGVNEEPPHPFFKYSKAQSISALCCGCLFLLHSVFAFDLTLNKAEDSQTDDDSDESDDEGSGDSRVTPTHLYVCGKFVHKWLKRYDWFKRLD; encoded by the coding sequence ATGAATAGTGTGTGGCTACTATTTAAATTACTGGAGGCTTTACTGGGAATAATCTGTTTGGGATATCACACGCGAGGATTCCTCAATGTGGATTTTGTTCAGAGTCACTACACATACTGCTGTGTTTTCGGTGGAGCTACTTTAATACCCATGTTCGGTTGTATTAGAATATGCCTAAGGGATACAATTCATCCGTTTTGCGAAGGAGTTATAAATTTATTGgctgctttgtttttgtttggagTCTCCTTGAACAGCATGTTTCATGCAGAAAAGGATTTCTATTTGGTGTATTTGTCATCGATGGATATTGGAGTGAACGAAGAACCGCCTCATCCCTTTTTCAAATACTCCAAAGCACAAAGTATATCTGCTTTATGCTGTGGTTGCCTCTTCTTGCTGCATTCTGTGTTTGCCTTTGATTTAACACTAAATAAAGCTGAAGATAGTCAAACAGACGACGACTCCGATGAAAGTGATGACGAAGGGAGTGGTGACTCAAGAGTAACACCTACTCATTTATACGTATGTGGTAAATTTGTTCATAAATGGCTGAAGAGATACGATTGGTTTAAAAGACTGGATTGA